Genomic segment of Scomber scombrus chromosome 18, fScoSco1.1, whole genome shotgun sequence:
CAGAGGAAGAGTATTTATGCCGGAGCAGATCTGATGAGATGAACATACTGCACAGTGATGGCGCTCTACAAAGTGATCTGTGTGGCAGCTCTGCTGACTCTACTGGCAGCAGGTAAGGGTCCTcttcacctgcacacacctgaACCAATGAAATCTATACTGAACACTGGGATGAAGGTAAAATACTTTGTTAAGTAAACAAAGCTATAACACAacaggagtaaaaaaaatattgcattcaATAATatgtactcaagtaaagtaaaagtacacagCAGACTCTGTCAGTGTTAAAATATCAATGCATTAACATGAGTACAAGTTAACATATTAAATGGGACAATTATAAAGATCTCTTATgtaagtaaaagtagaaataccacaataaatttaaataaagtaaaaatgtacttaaagtaagCTATCGAATGTAAGAGGACTCTTAATGTAAAATGGCCCCATTTAGAGTTCAATTTatcaattatatattattaaaacaataaagtattacaatatttaataatatatcatttaaaaatgtatattattaaatgtattgataCTGATTAATTGATATAAATGCTTTAAGCAGGATTTTAATGTCGTCAAGTTATAGTAACCACCAGAATATCCAAACACGATCCTTTTCGCTCCTACATAGTTATTAAACTATCAAATTTTATTAAAAATTTCAGCTAGTAGAACATGAAATACTAAATTAATAATACtctatttgtatatttaatggGCGTGCTTTGTATTTAACAATTTCATATCAGGTTGAATGCACGTCCATTAACCTTTATGAGTTCTGCGTTGTGTTATATGTTGTgccgaaagaaggaaggatgaaggaaggagggaaggaaggaaggacggaaggaaggaccCGGACCACGACCAGCTGCTGGTTGCTCTTTTAATGAAGGCAGGGTGATGGATTTGTCTGTAcaaatcaggcggggagttccggtcctctgaaatgaggccaatgcagaagtaactttaaactgcattctatcaaaaggccaccagggggcgaccgttttgctgtcaaaaggacttccgtctctatacaagtcaatggagaattcaccaacttctcacttgatttctaacctcagtaaacgttttcaaaatgtgtttatggtctcaatcgctagtttaaagccttcttcaatgcagtatgatgttcatttgggacattttggtcttcctgattttatatgtgacgataaagcagggtatgcattagggcgtggctacgtcgtgattgacaggttgattggttcacaggttcaggagcgcggacagatagactttCAGGAAATAgctgtgaacttgtttcacaccgacagttttctccggagttttttgtggttatagtcgtaacagctaacttggttagcatcaccaagttgccggtgtagactgtggtagatccagccctcgcaacctcccccgctccgtcctcatgCTCATATCAGaaccgaaactattggcttccgagcagcagtccacaaaccaatgggtgacgtcacggacgTGACGTCCATTTCTTACAGTCTACGGTACAAATCAACAGAATGCTCAATGTATTTGATAACATGAATTTCTTTTACATGCTTAATGCAACCAGTgtaaacacatgtaaacactatGCCAGATGAATTATAATGAACATAATGCACACACCTGTACAAAACACATAAGGCTCTGTAACATGCAGTCTCCTCCACACAGCACACAGGTCTCAAGCTCCTGTTAGCAGATAAACATACAGAAAACCCTGTAGACTAGCATGTGGAAACATGTCTACTTTAAAGCTTGCAAAAAGATATAATTTCAACCTGGTTACATATATCACCTTTCATACATcatacaaaaaaagagcaaatattaaaaaggttgcaaacaaatgtaaaacaggtaaaataagaaaacccagaaaacactaCAGCCCCATGTAGACAGCAGATCTGTAAAACATGTAGGTGTGGTGTCACAAAAGTGCCCATTTCCAGTAACTATTGTTATCTGAATTAAATGTAGgacagtaaaaagtacaatatttacatttgagtaGTGGAAAAGAAGCATAAAGTTGCATAAAAATAACAAGTACAAAACTGTACTTACGTATAGTACTTGACTAAATGTAAGTACTTTCCACCATTggatgttaaataaaaaaataaatctgatcaAATCAGGGcagaagcaaagaaagaaaagtcttGTTCATGTTAAGTAAAATAAGTCCAAAgggaaaatattttgaaaataaaaatgtttaaaggacaaatacaacaaattagattcatttgatgtgtgtgttttctcatttATAACTTTGgtatgttttcttctttgtgaAGGCACCTTAAAGCAATGGTTCTAAAAGTAAGGTCTGGGGACCTCCAGGGGTCCTTGAAAGTTTCCAGGGGTCGACAGCAAAGAgggaaatcatttatttttactgtatttccaTCCATGCacttttgtgtcagtttagtgGACCTTGATGTGGAAATGTTTGAGAACCAGTGACGTAAAGTGAAATTATATTTTCCGCATTCTGTGAGTATGCAAGGGTCTGTTGGGATGCACATGACATAAATTTCGACTTCAGAGGCTCTGTGCAGACATCCACGTACATCCAGTTTGTTTCTGACTTCACTGTCTCATGTGCACCAGTCACAGCGCTGTCTTCCTGTAGATCCACTGTACATGTGTGGAACGCGTCCTCCAAGTGGACTCCAGAAAGTACAATGAACAGAGATACTATGTGCCTGTGCTGTCCGCAGCTGTTGGTGTATGTCTCAGGAGTATATCTGTACTCTTAGACAACATTTGATTGATTGGACTTCTGTGGAACACCTGAAAAGGCACTTTTGCAGTAATTGTTGTCCTCTGGCACTGGGGAAACTTAATTAGTGTAGTTGTTGTTCAGCTTGAGTAACCATAAACACAGCAGAGACTGtctatttatgttttcatcacatttcctATGGACATAACACGTGTCGATAAGTCACATAAAGTATcttgaatataaatgttgaattgttttttcaagagctgtttgttttcttttttcagagtcTCGCTCACAACTAAGTGGTAAGTCAGAGTTTCTGCATGTTTAATTCTCCTCCCCCTTTCAGCTGTGACAtgttaaacatattaaacatacaaATGTTGATAGTTTATTGTTGTTGGTATTTGCTGTAAAAGCCAGAATACCAATCTAAAAAGGACaagttcattatttttcaagtgtgtgttaAAACAGCACACTAGTAGTTAGtttatactgactattaaaatgtgcttttaatggaagtgatggaggactgtagtcattataaagtagatgatcagcttctattgagcttcatcagtgtgagttagtcatatcaagtgatatctgacacatttacagtctttttagcatcaaattccctcttagtgtttccctgttgagctgtggtggaagtatagtaacaaaaagacttgaaacatagaagatgaagatttgactcatttagacgctgaagcttcatattagcttcagatcaacttttaaatccatgtttacacagaaggaggactgtggatttagtcctccatcacttccattgtaaacattatgaagggatcttctaatggtcagtatgaacaggaggaatcattacagtaaacattatgaagggatcttctaatggtcagtatgaacaggaggaatcattacagcaagaaaaacacacttcatgttcatttgggctTCTGAATATAGTTTTAGGACAGAAAAATTGTGAggtaattgtgtttttatcttctgtctctctgtagtGTGCGGTCGTCCTCGACTCAACACTAGGATTGGTGGGGGACGGGAGGCCCCTGCAGGCAGCTGGCCCTGGCAAGCCAGTCTGCAAAGATCTGGTGACCACTTCTGCGGAGGATCCCTCATTAACAAAGAATGGGTGCTGACAGCTGCTCATTGCTTTGATAGGTAAACAGTTAGAGTAGAGCAAAAGTTTTGTTTGGTGATGAGCTGAATCCTGTGGGCAGGATTTTACTTAAAGTTCTGAGTGATGGGTctatgacaaaataaaatgtatttatttaacccATTACAACAtcaagataataaaacaaatgaaatctaTATGCACCACTTCAAATATAGCATTCTTACTTTTACTAAGGTGGAAGCAATGTCTTAAAATACCTGGACATTGATTTTTTAATTAAGATTTTGtttggcatagacacctttatttagctgtagacagacaggaaacatgggagagagagggggggtgtgacatgcagcacaGGACCTCtagccgggattcgaaccggggtcaactgcgtatgtggcatgcgctctaatcactcgaccacctgcacactggacattgatttttttgtctttctttgtattCTACACTCTATTCCATGGACTTCAAAACTCCCTCTCTTATTTACTAACTGTCAAGCTGTCACTTTGATAGGGATTGGCCAATAAAGACAAAAGTCTTACCTCGTTGATAAAGTCTTACCTCTTTCAGTGTACGTCCCACCCATGAGATTCGGCTCAACGGCAGGGAATTATAATAATCACCTTGTTGCAACATGGTCATAAAAGGTTTTGTGTCTGCTTGACTGAAGTGGTCTCCACTGCAGCCCTGCTTCTCATGTCTTTGCactgttttgtttctcttctgATCTTCAGCACAAGCACAAAACATCTGGTTGTTGTCCTCGGACTCCAGAGTCTACAGGGGTCCAACCCCAATAACGTGTCTCTGACAGTCTCCCAGATCATCAATCATCCCGACTACAACAGAAACACTTTTGACAACGACATCTCCCTCCTGAAGCTCTCCTCACCGGTTACTTTCAATGACTTCATTCTGCCAGTGTGCCTGGCAGCCTCAGACAGCACCTTCTACGATGGAGTGAACACCTGGATCACCGGCTGGGGTGACATCGGACCTAAAAGTAAGTTATACAGCAACTTGGTCCCATTTGTTTTCAGAGATAGCGTGACTACAGTGGTGGCAAGAGTAGTGTTTTTCAGATTCATAAATGCATCTCAGTGAGCAACAAAACCTTCCTGTAACTTACAGTTTGTATTGATATTTGTATCATAATCTGCATGTGCTTTGGAAGgtgaagtgaaataaatgttgaaaacaTTCTGGGAGTTCTGAATAGACTGAATGTCTGATGATGTTAGTTTTAACTGCTTATTTCTGCTGAAATCTAGTTCCATGAATCCTTTTCAaagtgtatttcacagtatGTGTTGTTCATTAAACTGATTTTGTCTTTAGCAACTCTTTCCCAACAAAACCTCATGGAGGTGGAGATGCCTGTTGTTGGGAACAGACAGTGTGACTGTGACTATGGACAGAGCTCAATCACAGGCAACATGATCTGTGCTGGGTTTACCGCTGGAGGGAAGGACTCCTGTCAGGTGATCATTTACCAGCTTTGTTTCCCTCAGATTTCCCAGCCTGCAAAGATTATTTCTTCTGACCCTCTTCTGAATGTTTGTCTTCTCAAAGCTTGATACAGGTGGTCCGATGGTGAGAAAGACAGGAAGTGTTTGGGTCCAGGCTGGAGTGATGAGCTTTGGAGAAGGTTGTGCACTGCGTAATTTCCCAGCAGTCTATGCCAGAGTGTCCAAGTATCAGTCCTGGATCAACAGTCAAATCACCAGCGACCAGCCAGGCTTCGTCACCGCCACGTCCACTGGGACTGACAGTGACGTCAGTGTCAAGTGTTCCAGCCTGCCTCAAACAACTGAACTCAAGTGTAAGTAATAGTTATGTCCAAGTTTGTGAACAGACTTGACAGATTTTTAGCACCCAATCACTGAAAGTGCAAGGTACATATTACTTGCATAaagatttttattattctttgcTGCCATTGAATATTTGAGGGGCTAAATTGCTATGGTCTTTAGTGACTGGGGATCAAGCGTGGCCACTGCCCTTAAGTGAAGGTTCATGTTGGGATGAAGTTCCTCTGATATTCATAAAAATTCAGTGGGATCATGGCTCTCTTCATTCTTGATATAATacttaaaaaagagagagagtcagcCATTTTAAATTTAAggcattcattttcattttacacactcATCTTTGATGCCCATGTAGGAtgcacaaaatgaacaaaactaGTAAATATTCCGATTTGATACTGCAACTGAGTGTGGCACGTCAGCTCTACAGCACCCCTTAATtacttttagcatttttgagGTTCTAGGGGTGCtttaaaagtcacaaaattGTGCATATGCATCAGAAGTGACAAAACTTGATATCTGATGTTGTTCTTAGGCTTGGGTGGTGAAACAGCACTCATTGACCCTGTTCTGTGTCTccttcacttttttattttatttttagatttttttcaggcaGAGACACCTTTTTAGCACtctgcacgcaatttagtaccctttatttgggatcttatggcgcttttccactacacacttccagcacgactcggctcgcttagcctcggtacggttccaggaacgaccttttccgttacaaaaaagtacctactcaacttGGGCATCATAGCACGGGTCCACAAAACTGccatgactttgttttatacgcgacacaaaacacataaacaatggaggacattgagatagtggtgtacttgctgctgtatgtggctttttgtcacacacaaagcaagaaaattgagccgtatacctgtaacgctgttgccggtatttaaaaatgccaggtttgattcttatgtgactcatgactcttccagcgacaactcttctgaccaatcagcggccagcagtgtgtcgacgtcacattttagtaccggcttggctcgcttggaacctcaccagagcaggtactaaaaaagtaccaggtaccaggtactttccctagtggaaacgcaaaaagaaccgaggcgagtcgagccgagtcgagttgagtcgtgctggaactgtgtagtggaaaagcgccattagaccTCTCTgcaaaaataatcacaaatcaGTGGAGCTCATGTCTTATTGAGGAGAGCCAAGCTCCCTCTGGCTCCCCTAGTTCACACCCTGAGTAATGgactatgtcccgttcattaaattgcacttctgaatccataatcatgatgacattactctgtttgtaaaatcattaggctatttagtattaAAGTTTAGGCTATTCAACAAGTCAGgcagatatatcagtcatttaaattgacaattgagactatgatataatgcaagcttacagtataaatattagctgaaactacaaagctacttttccacaatgtaaactgactatttattaattacttttattcatttaattgaaatattggtgATCAAAGTTTTAGCTGGCTGATGACTCCACTAGCAAGATGTTTTTGGCATCTAATTCATGTTCAATCATTTTTGGTTTTATCTCTGTGACGGTGCAAAAGCTTAGACAGcattcacagcacgggtcatttttcctcattctttgtctttctctggaCTTTTAATTCCACCATTTACACtacaaaataataatctgtgtttctgttgatctatttctgagagcgggacctcagtcttaGTCTTTAGTGACATTTACATGAATGGAGTTTCTCTGCAGCCTGACCTGGTATTTTGAGGgcatcattcatgttaatttactattctctggAACAAGCGTTCATTTAGAAGAGGTGGGATTCAccatgtttacgaaggtcatttacgactgtttcctggtgatacaaGTGTTTGGAGAATTAGACATGGCGCACTCGTATAGGTCCACCTAACAAAAAAAGTATgacaaatttaagaaaaaaggcCCAAACATGTTCATGCAACTGGCCCACTGTGTCTGCTTCTTTTCCCTTGCTTTTATACAGTCTCCATACCGAAACCAGTATCAGAGGACAGCACCCTTAACATCACGTCGAACAGAACGTTGAGACAGAAGAGATCCTCCAACATACCTGGTGCAAGCTCCAAACTGAAATGGGTGCATAGGCGTTCTGGCAGGCCTCTTCCTTATGGAGCTATGTCGATTTACAACAGCTACGAAAAACGCCGTGACTACATCTGCAAATGCGGttgtttttcaggttttagCCCTGCAGGAAGTGATTGGTGCGATTATGCCCGTCATTTAATAAAGCGTACATGCTATAATTTTGATGTCCTGGTGAGCGAAGACGCATTGGAGGCTTTGGAGTGGAAAGAAGGCTACCCTGGTTCAGTGCCTCCATATTCAATCCAGACCTGCTCCTCCTATCAGCTTTATGTTGCAAAGAACGAGTATGGTCTTGGGTATGCTGATGATAAACTTTTCTACCTTACCTGGGGAGGTATTGAATATAGGTACGAATATTATGAGGCCCTGACCTTTAACAAAGATATTTTCAAAGAGCACATTTCTGATGTCAGGTACAAGATTGATGCAGCTGAAAGATTTCAGCATCCTCCAGAGATCATGGGCACGTCTACCATTATCAACAATGAGTGCAGAGATGTCACAAAAACATCTACGATCTCAAACACatatgaagaagagaaaaggtggGACACTAGCACTGCCATCTCAGCTGGTGTCACAGCTAGCATCTCTGCTGGAATCCCATTAATCGGCGAAACAGGTATTGAGGTTAGCACTGAGGTAACCAACACATTCTCCAGTGGGACCACCCTAAAGGTGTCGAAAAACCTCGCTGTTACTGTCGAAGTACCTGTACCACCAAACCACTCCTGCGCTGTCAGTGTTGTAGGACATAGGTACTCAGCAAATATCCCTTACACAGCACGCCTCACCCGCATCTACCGTAATGGGAAAACCAGATCGACAACCATCACTGGGGTGTACAAGGGTGTCAATGTTGTAGATTTCAAGTCTGTTGTGGATCGCTGTGTTCCTATACCCAATGCTAAGCCTTgcaagtgaaagaaaaatggaagaataCTTAAAAAGGTACTTGATTTTTTTACTCCactagctttgcatgattcacagttcaaaa
This window contains:
- the LOC133999218 gene encoding serine protease 27-like is translated as MALYKVICVAALLTLLAAVCGRPRLNTRIGGGREAPAGSWPWQASLQRSGDHFCGGSLINKEWVLTAAHCFDSTSTKHLVVVLGLQSLQGSNPNNVSLTVSQIINHPDYNRNTFDNDISLLKLSSPVTFNDFILPVCLAASDSTFYDGVNTWITGWGDIGPKTTLSQQNLMEVEMPVVGNRQCDCDYGQSSITGNMICAGFTAGGKDSCQLDTGGPMVRKTGSVWVQAGVMSFGEGCALRNFPAVYARVSKYQSWINSQITSDQPGFVTATSTGTDSDVSVKCSSLPQTTELKCK
- the LOC133999221 gene encoding natterin-3-like, yielding MSIYNSYEKRRDYICKCGCFSGFSPAGSDWCDYARHLIKRTCYNFDVLVSEDALEALEWKEGYPGSVPPYSIQTCSSYQLYVAKNEYGLGYADDKLFYLTWGGIEYRYEYYEALTFNKDIFKEHISDVRYKIDAAERFQHPPEIMGTSTIINNECRDVTKTSTISNTYEEEKRWDTSTAISAGVTASISAGIPLIGETGIEVSTEVTNTFSSGTTLKVSKNLAVTVEVPVPPNHSCAVSVVGHRYSANIPYTARLTRIYRNGKTRSTTITGVYKGVNVVDFKSVVDRCVPIPNAKPCK